The Lutra lutra chromosome 10, mLutLut1.2, whole genome shotgun sequence genome contains a region encoding:
- the POU2AF1 gene encoding POU domain class 2-associating factor 1 isoform X2, producing the protein MTAAGLLSLARRCPVPAQCFGLPALMTKGTANLLTAARLDTLWSQVCGSASATAPEQAPAPPRPYQGVRVKEPVKELLRRKRGHASSGAAVTPTAVVLPHQPLATYTTVGPSCLDMEVSASTVTEEGALCAGWLSQPAPATLQPLAPWTPYTEYVSHEAVSCPYSADMYVQPMCPSYTVVGPSSVLTYASQPLITNVTTRSAAAPTVGPQLDGPEHQAPLTYFPWPQPLSTLPTSTLQYQPPAPALPGPQFVQLPISIPEPVLQDMEDPRRAMNSLTIDKLLLEEEDGDAYALNHTLSVEGF; encoded by the exons ATGACCGCTGCTGGCTTGCTCTCCCTGGCCAGGAGGTGCCCTGTTCCAGCCCAGTGCTTTGGCCTCCCAGCTTTGATGACAAAAGGCACAGCGAACCTTCTCACAGCCGCAAGGCTGGACACCCTCTGGTCCCAAGTATGTGGCTCAGCATCGG CGACAGCTCCAGAACaagccccagccccgccccggccGTACCAGGGCGTCCGCGTGAAGGAGCCGGTGAAGGAACTGCTCCGGAGGAAACGTGGCCACGCGAGCAGTGGGGCGGCTGTCACACCTACGGCG GTGGTGCTGCCCCATCAGCCCCTGGCGACCTACACCACAGTGG GTCCTTCCTGCCTTGACATGGAGGTCTCTGCTTCCACGGTGACCGAGGAGGGGGCCCTGTGTGCCGGCTGGCTCTCCCAGCCTGCTCCGGCGACCCTCCAACCCCTGGCCCCGTGGACACCCTACACGGAATACGTGTCGCATGAAGCTGTCAGCTGCCCCTACTCAGCGGACATGTACGTGCAGCCCATGTGCCCGAGCTACACGGTGGTGGGGCCCTCCTCCGTGCTGACCTACGCGTCCCAGCCACTCATCACCAATGTCACG ACGAGAAGCGCAGCTGCACCCACAGTGGGGCCCCAGCTGGACGGCCCGGAGCACCAGGCACCTCTTACCTATTTCCCGTGGCCTCAGCCCCTGTCCACGCTGCCCACCTCCACCCTGCAGTACCAGCCTccggccccagccctgcccgggCCCCAGTTCGTACAGCTGCCCATCTCCATCCCCGAGCCAGTCCTTCAGGACATGGAGGACCCCAGGAGAGCCATGAATTCCCTGACCATCGACAAGCTGCTTTTGGAGGAAGAGGATGGCGACGCCTACGCACTCAACCACACGCTCTCCGTGGAAGGCTTTTAG
- the POU2AF1 gene encoding POU domain class 2-associating factor 1 isoform X1, with product MLWQKPTAPEQAPAPPRPYQGVRVKEPVKELLRRKRGHASSGAAVTPTAVVLPHQPLATYTTVGPSCLDMEVSASTVTEEGALCAGWLSQPAPATLQPLAPWTPYTEYVSHEAVSCPYSADMYVQPMCPSYTVVGPSSVLTYASQPLITNVTTRSAAAPTVGPQLDGPEHQAPLTYFPWPQPLSTLPTSTLQYQPPAPALPGPQFVQLPISIPEPVLQDMEDPRRAMNSLTIDKLLLEEEDGDAYALNHTLSVEGF from the exons CGACAGCTCCAGAACaagccccagccccgccccggccGTACCAGGGCGTCCGCGTGAAGGAGCCGGTGAAGGAACTGCTCCGGAGGAAACGTGGCCACGCGAGCAGTGGGGCGGCTGTCACACCTACGGCG GTGGTGCTGCCCCATCAGCCCCTGGCGACCTACACCACAGTGG GTCCTTCCTGCCTTGACATGGAGGTCTCTGCTTCCACGGTGACCGAGGAGGGGGCCCTGTGTGCCGGCTGGCTCTCCCAGCCTGCTCCGGCGACCCTCCAACCCCTGGCCCCGTGGACACCCTACACGGAATACGTGTCGCATGAAGCTGTCAGCTGCCCCTACTCAGCGGACATGTACGTGCAGCCCATGTGCCCGAGCTACACGGTGGTGGGGCCCTCCTCCGTGCTGACCTACGCGTCCCAGCCACTCATCACCAATGTCACG ACGAGAAGCGCAGCTGCACCCACAGTGGGGCCCCAGCTGGACGGCCCGGAGCACCAGGCACCTCTTACCTATTTCCCGTGGCCTCAGCCCCTGTCCACGCTGCCCACCTCCACCCTGCAGTACCAGCCTccggccccagccctgcccgggCCCCAGTTCGTACAGCTGCCCATCTCCATCCCCGAGCCAGTCCTTCAGGACATGGAGGACCCCAGGAGAGCCATGAATTCCCTGACCATCGACAAGCTGCTTTTGGAGGAAGAGGATGGCGACGCCTACGCACTCAACCACACGCTCTCCGTGGAAGGCTTTTAG